The Rhododendron vialii isolate Sample 1 chromosome 1a, ASM3025357v1 region TCCACCCTACAAACTCACAAAATGCAGTTTAAATATGAAGTGATATATCCATAAACAAATCAGCACATCCATATGTATTTGTACCAAACACAACTCTCAAAATCACAAGATGCATGGTTGCTTTGGGTACCATTAATATAAACTTTGACTCTAATTGTCCCTCATTTATTTAATGGACTTCACTTCAACTAACAAACTTTTCTAGTCAATGacattaaaaaggaaaaatgtggGATTGTGATAAATACTTTTCCCTACATGATCAGATTGCTTTAACAGTAGAATATACTCTAGTGGAGAGATGATTGAATAAGACATGTAACACATTAAGGACATAATCTTCAACTAAGCCAAATTGAAAACCTCTATGATGATATGTGAGAGGAACAAAGCAATTCGAGAACGACACAAGTCAATTACTCTAAGTACCAACTACAATTTAAGCAGtacacaaaaaacaaacatagaAAACTACGGTTTCAATGCTTATAGAGTTGAAGCTCCAATTGTACACTAATAATCTatagagagaagagagacaaTACCAAGTATTACATCTTTTGTACCCCAACGGTTTTTCAGAAGAGCCCCATTAACAATTGATGCTTTTTTACATCCAACCCTTTGATTGTGGATATAGGGTAATGATGAGGCCACTCTTTCACTAACCCTTCGATCGACTGTTCAGGGATACCAAAACTAAATCAATATTTACTCTTTACACCAACTCTATGAGGATTTTGTTACGATAAACTAAGAGAAATCAAGTTGCAAAACAAAGACAGTAATGAATTCATACGGAAAAGTCAAAGACGATAGCAAATTTAAACTTAAGACCAAAACAAAATCACTCACCGTAATGGTTGCTTTCATGTTTCCACTAGCACAAACAAGCATTACACCAGTACCCTCTAATGGTGATATGCATGCTAATGGAAAAGCTCCCATTGGCGATTAATAGAGGAAATTGTCATTCTCCTCGAAAGTCCCTCTCATTCCTTTTTGGGTAAAAGGGGTAATTTGTCTCACTCATATTGATTGATAGCGAACCATTTCCATTGCTTGGCTCTCTCATGATATTCCAATTTCAAAGAATTTTGGCCTTTTCATAAAGAATGACCAAGAAACCATCTAAATCCATACAATATTTAGATGAGATGTTCCTTTACTAAATCCATCTTCACTCTAGCCACATTATGGCATTTCTTACAAGGACAAGCAATTTCTGTTTGCCCATCAAGAATGTTCTTACATGCAAATTCCATAAAATTTATGACCCATTGTAGGTATCTTAGATTGAACCTAGGCAAATTTATCCAACTCTTATCCATCTTAGTTTCCATTAACACGACTctgaagaaaacaaacaaagcaaATGCATGCAATACCACATTAGACATGAACTTtgattgaagtttcaacttaaaaatggagctcatttctttttaattaaaaaataacaaaattagggcaaaaaatacgaagaacaagaacaagacaTTTTTAATCATTCTAAATGCAATTAGGGCATTTAAATTCATTATATCAAGTATCAACGAAAACCCCCAAAATAATTGGTTGAAGACCAAGAAAATTCTAGGGTTCTTTTTTACAAAGATCAACCTCTcgaatacacacacacacacacacagactgTGTACCAGAGCTATGGCGGCAACAGATTTTGGAGCAGGAAGAGTGCAAAATAGTTCTGATTTCTACCATATATGATGTTGTATCTCTATCTACTGAACTCAAATCATAATTCATATAGACCCTAGCAAAACGACAGAGTCTAAGGCATGATCGAAGTAGATcctttattttgtttcattttcccCCTCCattttctcagcaaccaaacagaATATGAGAAAAACAATGAGAACAGTAAAATAATCGAACAAAGCTCATAAATTGAAGGTTAGATCAAAAGTTCTCGTATACCTCATAACTAAGAGTGATTTGTTGTCAGGAAAATTCTCCTTGAACGGCTTATTGTGAGCTTTTTGTTGCCGATGAGTGACTCCGACGCCGGCACCTCCAACGCCGACGCCTCCATGAGACAgaagaaaacataaagaaaGCTACAGTGAGAGAAAACGAAATCAGAGAAGAACTATACCAGCAGAGAGATGCAGAGGTAGagatgcagagagagagaactatacccgcagagagagagagagagaggcgcacGTCCagcagagagagggagaaaggcGTTTGAGGTAGAGAACGGCGTCTGAGTAGAGAGataggagggaactagggttatTGTGTGGGATTGGGGAATTCCGGGTGAGGGAAACTTTGGGCAACACAAAACTATGTCGTTTCATGTTTAAGGGTTAAGTAGCTACCTTCGCCGTTTCTTTTGTCCGACTGCCGTATGTGCATTATTAGCTATTCCCGGGGTTTTCGGTAAATGCCGGGAATTAAATGCGGGAAAAAGCCATTTTTCTTGCAGTGTACCCATCATTTTGCATCTGAAAGAGTAATTGTTTCACTctctaattttctctttttgttctaG contains the following coding sequences:
- the LOC131300840 gene encoding uncharacterized protein LOC131300840 codes for the protein MKRHSFVLPKVSLTRNSPIPHNNPSSLLSLYSDAVLYLKRLSPSLCWTCASLSLSLRLSLCFLLSHGGVGVGGAGVGVTHRQQKAHNKPFKENFPDNKSLLVMRPCSRLISTKGGVQCTVICLAQETNVFHSLHI